The Larimichthys crocea isolate SSNF chromosome XI, L_crocea_2.0, whole genome shotgun sequence genome has a segment encoding these proteins:
- the LOC104927079 gene encoding uncharacterized protein LOC104927079 isoform X1, with product MDKITLDVSPPTERENSSPISPKRPRTDCAVPINHRGESKFPNLVTFWKTIGTPSSTNALQKNADLVCTEECGEDEKPPEQQDSELIVTPITKLNTSHSDNARTESSEFCFLACETHFLLLEKDEQPHVSESDKLNSNSGDDTDGASAESRNSKDAGADTSSHPDCRRLGESLEDEPPGGCNLPAGDVGDGRQVQNSVSQIQAFTHNSSDEEVRCRFDCTHEDMRHDTGFCNTWSLTAEVEESNQKSDGQGFSEIILFSREKEEGNSPLSSADYADTKSFYSNPKEDPCENLAGGVKNEEEILELQICENENVAVCDGETKGQVNENGLSKNSTPPTAECAEGSIVSYDVVLARNIATENASLETDDDFCGAKGEHAAGKMIAEAWSKTADHTTETPMPARISQEPAEGDNDAGPFSVIDPAIGSETDREAEEKRCNSESTAGAELSPSVKVCEMEMPLPLCSDVRPSQEVSVPDQTWQFNQQSRTQRCEDEKEDLCQSYTEPQACSITTNDTHDKTGNETSCLWKSGPSSSPKLPTAEDRRQESHETIGHQQLGCFSVSLDQMKTQEVEYVLTEVSRMDTATEIKEKEEISSLEDEQKSENSTNVEERLLQENEKHKEDTTETSTGEYNDQTAGKISKYATKITHIDEGNNLECLSDHPHVDVTVIMEGTTEEKERKEEAGVVGKSDVQGNSEVLVTSADDQRKGDMTEASPDECVSEWTEGNMSKSGNKLTLVTHHDLGNDLSSFSDYQNKAEKDERSSFSFPATSDAVVPSPHEVIHSQNVDSNPTALNCSDRFSTVPSAFTLCDRVPGGFDTFEKIQLSPDDDDDDDAGLSNSPLLTSLPGQLLHTPQRELYHSMPEAESSEHEEVPEGEEGEGEEEVEKFECHTENVANGFLNSDYSCNELANFISAADVTALSWPEQCPHSESACESSECFQHDPQLTSSTVFSQSDRPASVMNDSPKFEMKKHFDMVLKELKLFFDISMSEFASDSRTSSPEQCSDVTEAMEDHASNCKVQLSSPQPEHHRDASSDDADEDLDMCGGDPVVSCTSGSVNGEQEVPLGSHVCQESSMHTAEKHREPQETEQKRKMWSPSFTCQPFLEQLSHRPPEQPRRLEPLRTCTRPIRVGLSKRAKTKHLHRHHPYK from the exons ATGGATAAAATCACACTAGATGTCAGTCCACcaactgagagagagaactCTTCACCAATCTCTCCTAAACGACCAAGGACAGATTGTGCAGTGCCAATCAACCACAGGGGGGAAAGCAAGTTTCCTAACCttgtgacattttggaaaaccATTGGTACCCCATCATCAACAAATGCCTTGCAGAAGAATGCTGACCTTGTGTGTACGGAAGAATGTGGGGAAGATGAAAAACCTCCTGAGCAACAAGACAGTGAATTAATTGTCACCCCTATCACTAAGTTGAATACTTCACACTCTGACAATGCACGCACAGAATCATCTGAATTCTGTTTTCTCGCTTGTGAGACACACTTCCTACTTCTAGAGAAAGACGAGCAGCCTCACGTTAGTGAAAGTGACAAGCTCAACTCAAACTCGGGAGATGATACAGATGGGGCATCAGCAGAGTCCCGCAATTCAAAAGACGCCGGCGCCGACACGTCCAGCCACCCTGATTGCAGACGACTTGGGGAATCACTTGAAGACGAGCCCCCTGGCGGCTGCAATCTTCCCGCTGGAGATGTGGGAGATGGGAGACAGGTGCAAAATAGTGTCAGTCAAATCCAAGCATTCACCCATAATTCAAGTGATGAGGAGGTCAGATGTCGGTTTGATTGCACTCATGAAGATATGCGACACGACACAGGTTTCTGTAATACCTGGAGCCTAACTGCTGAAGTTGAAGAGAGTAATCAGAAGAGCGACGGACAAGGATTTAGTGAGATCATACTTTTCAGCAGGGAAAAGGAAGAAGGTAACAGTCCCTTATCCTCCGCCGATTATGCAGACACAAAATCTTTCTACTCAAACCCCAAAGAGGACCCCTGTGAGAACTTGGCAGGCGGTGTAAAAAATGAGGAAGAAATATTAGAATTGCAGATTTGTGAGAATGAAAATGTAGCCGTCTGCGATGGGGAAACAAAAGGCCAAGTTAATGAGAATGGCCTGAGCAAAAACTCCACCCCCCCTActgctgaatgtgctgaggGATCAATTGTGTCTTATGATGTGGTATTAGCCCGAAATATTGCAACTGAGAATGCGAGTCTTGAAACTGATGATGACTTCTGTGGGGCCAAAGGAGAACATGCTGCTGGCAAGATGATAGCCGAAGCTTGGAGTAAAACGGCTGATCACACAACAGAGACTCCAATGCCTGCAAGAATCAGTCAAGAGCCTGCTGAAGGAGATAATGATGCAGGCCCTTTCAGTGTAATTGACCCTGCAATCGGGAGTGAAACTGACAGGGAGGCTGAAGAGAAACGCTGTAACTCAGAGAGCACTGCAGGTGCAGAATTATCTCCATCAGTAAAAGTCTGCGAGATGGAAATGCCTCTTCCACTCTGCTCTGACGTCAGGCCATCACAGGAGGTTTCAGTTCCCGACCAGACCTGGCAGTTTAATCAGCAAAGCAGAACACAGCGGTGCGAAGATGAAAAAGAGGACTTGTGTCAGTCATACACAGAACCACAGGCTTGTTCCATCACCACCAATGACACACACGACAAGACTGGCAATGAGACGAGCTGTCTTTGGAAATCTGGTCCCAGCAGCAGTCCAAAGCTTCCTACTGCTGAGGATAGAAGACAAGAAAGCCATGAAACCATAGGGCATCAACAGTTgggctgtttttctgtcagtcttGACCAAATGAAGACACAGGAGGTTGAATATGTACTGACTGAAGTTTCCAGAATGGACACGGCAACtgagataaaagaaaaagaagaaatatcaAGTTTAGAAGATGAACAAAAATCAGAAAACTCAACAAACGTAGAGGAAAGACTTctgcaagaaaatgaaaaacacaaagaagataCAACTGAAACATCTACGGGTGAATACAATGACCAGACAGCGGGCAAAATAAGTAAATATGCCACCAAAATAACACATATTGATGAGGGAAATAATCTTGAATGCTTGTCTGATCACCCACATGTTGATGTAACTGTAATAATGGAAGGGACaacagaggaaaaggaaagaaaagaagaggcagGTGTTGTAGGAAAAAGTGATGTGCAGGGTAACTCGGAGGTATTAGTGACGTCAGCAGATGATCAGCGGAAAGGAGACATGACTGAGGCGTCACCTGACGAATGTGTCAGTGAATGGACAGAAGGCAACATGAGTAAAAGTGGCAACAAATTAACCCTAGTTACTCATCATGATCTTGGAAACGATCTCAGTTCCTTCTCTGATTACCAAAACAAAGCTGAGAAAGATGAGAggtcatctttctcttttcctgcaACCAGCGATGCAGTCGTGCCAAGTCCTCATGAAGTAATTCATTCACAAAATGTTGACAGCAACCCCACAGCCCTGAACTGTAGTGACAGATTTTCCACAGTTCCCTCTGCCTTCACTCTCTGCGACCGTGTGCCGGGGGGGTTTGACACTTTCGAAAAGATCCAGCTTTCgccagatgatgatgatgacgacgatgccGGCCTGAGCAACAGTCCTCTCCTCACCAGCCTGCCTGGGCAGCTGTTGCACACACCCCAGCGAGAGCTTTACCACTCCATGCCAGAGGCGGAGAGCAGTGAGCACGAGGAGGTaccagagggggaggagggtgagggtgaggaggaagtggaaaaaTTTGAGTGTCACACTGAGAACGTGGCAAATGGATTTTTAAACAGCGATTACAGTTGTAATGAACTCGCAAACTTTATCTCAGCAGCAGATGTTACTGCTCTCAGCTGGCCGGAGCAATGTCCTCACAGTGAATCAGCCTGTGAGTCCTCTGAGTGTTTCCAGCATGACCCACAGTTAACGTCCTCCACTGTTTTCTCTCAGAGCGACAGGCCAGCCTCCGTCATGAACGACAGCCCAAAGTTTGAGATGAAAAAACATTTCGACATGGTTCTGAAAGAGCTGAAATTATTTTTCGATATCAGTATGAGTGAATTTGCAAGCGACAGTAGAACATCGTCACCTGAGCAGTGTAGTGATGTGACTGAAGCAATGGAGGACCATGCTTCCAACTGCAAAGTACAGCTCAGCAGCCCACAACCAGAACACCATAGAGACGCATCATCAG atgatgctgatgaagaCTTGGACATGTGCGGAGGTGATCCCGTGGTTTCTTGTACCTCTGGCAGCGTTAACGGCGAGCAGGAGGTGCCCCTTGGCAGCCATGTGTGCCAGGAATCATCCATGcacactgcagagaaacacagag AGCCCCAGGAGACGGAgcagaaaaggaaaatgtgGTCCCCGTCCTTTACGTGTCAGCCGTTCTTGGAACAACTGAGCCACA gaCCACCAGAGCAGCCCAGGAGACTGGAGCCTCTGAGAACGTGCACACGGCCAATCCGAGTCGGACTTTCAAAGAGAGCCAAGACCAAACACCTCCACCGTCACCACCCTTACAAATGA
- the LOC104927079 gene encoding uncharacterized protein LOC104927079 isoform X2: MDKITLDVSPPTERENSSPISPKRPRTDCAVPINHRGESKFPNLVTFWKTIGTPSSTNALQKNADLVCTEECGEDEKPPEQQDSELIVTPITKLNTSHSDNARTESSEFCFLACETHFLLLEKDEQPHVSESDKLNSNSGDDTDGASAESRNSKDAGADTSSHPDCRRLGESLEDEPPGGCNLPAGDVGDGRQVQNSVSQIQAFTHNSSDEEVRCRFDCTHEDMRHDTGFCNTWSLTAEVEESNQKSDGQGFSEIILFSREKEEGNSPLSSADYADTKSFYSNPKEDPCENLAGGVKNEEEILELQICENENVAVCDGETKGQVNENGLSKNSTPPTAECAEGSIVSYDVVLARNIATENASLETDDDFCGAKGEHAAGKMIAEAWSKTADHTTETPMPARISQEPAEGDNDAGPFSVIDPAIGSETDREAEEKRCNSESTAGAELSPSVKVCEMEMPLPLCSDVRPSQEVSVPDQTWQFNQQSRTQRCEDEKEDLCQSYTEPQACSITTNDTHDKTGNETSCLWKSGPSSSPKLPTAEDRRQESHETIGHQQLGCFSVSLDQMKTQEVEYVLTEVSRMDTATEIKEKEEISSLEDEQKSENSTNVEERLLQENEKHKEDTTETSTGEYNDQTAGKISKYATKITHIDEGNNLECLSDHPHVDVTVIMEGTTEEKERKEEAGVVGKSDVQGNSEVLVTSADDQRKGDMTEASPDECVSEWTEGNMSKSGNKLTLVTHHDLGNDLSSFSDYQNKAEKDERSSFSFPATSDAVVPSPHEVIHSQNVDSNPTALNCSDRFSTVPSAFTLCDRVPGGFDTFEKIQLSPDDDDDDDAGLSNSPLLTSLPGQLLHTPQRELYHSMPEAESSEHEEVPEGEEGEGEEEVEKFECHTENVANGFLNSDYSCNELANFISAADVTALSWPEQCPHSESACESSECFQHDPQLTSSTVFSQSDRPASVMNDSPKFEMKKHFDMVLKELKLFFDISMSEFASDSRTSSPEQCSDVTEAMEDHASNCKVQLSSPQPEHHRDASSDDADEDLDMCGGDPVVSCTSGSVNGEQEVPLGSHVCQESSMHTAEKHRGPPEQPRRLEPLRTCTRPIRVGLSKRAKTKHLHRHHPYK; the protein is encoded by the exons ATGGATAAAATCACACTAGATGTCAGTCCACcaactgagagagagaactCTTCACCAATCTCTCCTAAACGACCAAGGACAGATTGTGCAGTGCCAATCAACCACAGGGGGGAAAGCAAGTTTCCTAACCttgtgacattttggaaaaccATTGGTACCCCATCATCAACAAATGCCTTGCAGAAGAATGCTGACCTTGTGTGTACGGAAGAATGTGGGGAAGATGAAAAACCTCCTGAGCAACAAGACAGTGAATTAATTGTCACCCCTATCACTAAGTTGAATACTTCACACTCTGACAATGCACGCACAGAATCATCTGAATTCTGTTTTCTCGCTTGTGAGACACACTTCCTACTTCTAGAGAAAGACGAGCAGCCTCACGTTAGTGAAAGTGACAAGCTCAACTCAAACTCGGGAGATGATACAGATGGGGCATCAGCAGAGTCCCGCAATTCAAAAGACGCCGGCGCCGACACGTCCAGCCACCCTGATTGCAGACGACTTGGGGAATCACTTGAAGACGAGCCCCCTGGCGGCTGCAATCTTCCCGCTGGAGATGTGGGAGATGGGAGACAGGTGCAAAATAGTGTCAGTCAAATCCAAGCATTCACCCATAATTCAAGTGATGAGGAGGTCAGATGTCGGTTTGATTGCACTCATGAAGATATGCGACACGACACAGGTTTCTGTAATACCTGGAGCCTAACTGCTGAAGTTGAAGAGAGTAATCAGAAGAGCGACGGACAAGGATTTAGTGAGATCATACTTTTCAGCAGGGAAAAGGAAGAAGGTAACAGTCCCTTATCCTCCGCCGATTATGCAGACACAAAATCTTTCTACTCAAACCCCAAAGAGGACCCCTGTGAGAACTTGGCAGGCGGTGTAAAAAATGAGGAAGAAATATTAGAATTGCAGATTTGTGAGAATGAAAATGTAGCCGTCTGCGATGGGGAAACAAAAGGCCAAGTTAATGAGAATGGCCTGAGCAAAAACTCCACCCCCCCTActgctgaatgtgctgaggGATCAATTGTGTCTTATGATGTGGTATTAGCCCGAAATATTGCAACTGAGAATGCGAGTCTTGAAACTGATGATGACTTCTGTGGGGCCAAAGGAGAACATGCTGCTGGCAAGATGATAGCCGAAGCTTGGAGTAAAACGGCTGATCACACAACAGAGACTCCAATGCCTGCAAGAATCAGTCAAGAGCCTGCTGAAGGAGATAATGATGCAGGCCCTTTCAGTGTAATTGACCCTGCAATCGGGAGTGAAACTGACAGGGAGGCTGAAGAGAAACGCTGTAACTCAGAGAGCACTGCAGGTGCAGAATTATCTCCATCAGTAAAAGTCTGCGAGATGGAAATGCCTCTTCCACTCTGCTCTGACGTCAGGCCATCACAGGAGGTTTCAGTTCCCGACCAGACCTGGCAGTTTAATCAGCAAAGCAGAACACAGCGGTGCGAAGATGAAAAAGAGGACTTGTGTCAGTCATACACAGAACCACAGGCTTGTTCCATCACCACCAATGACACACACGACAAGACTGGCAATGAGACGAGCTGTCTTTGGAAATCTGGTCCCAGCAGCAGTCCAAAGCTTCCTACTGCTGAGGATAGAAGACAAGAAAGCCATGAAACCATAGGGCATCAACAGTTgggctgtttttctgtcagtcttGACCAAATGAAGACACAGGAGGTTGAATATGTACTGACTGAAGTTTCCAGAATGGACACGGCAACtgagataaaagaaaaagaagaaatatcaAGTTTAGAAGATGAACAAAAATCAGAAAACTCAACAAACGTAGAGGAAAGACTTctgcaagaaaatgaaaaacacaaagaagataCAACTGAAACATCTACGGGTGAATACAATGACCAGACAGCGGGCAAAATAAGTAAATATGCCACCAAAATAACACATATTGATGAGGGAAATAATCTTGAATGCTTGTCTGATCACCCACATGTTGATGTAACTGTAATAATGGAAGGGACaacagaggaaaaggaaagaaaagaagaggcagGTGTTGTAGGAAAAAGTGATGTGCAGGGTAACTCGGAGGTATTAGTGACGTCAGCAGATGATCAGCGGAAAGGAGACATGACTGAGGCGTCACCTGACGAATGTGTCAGTGAATGGACAGAAGGCAACATGAGTAAAAGTGGCAACAAATTAACCCTAGTTACTCATCATGATCTTGGAAACGATCTCAGTTCCTTCTCTGATTACCAAAACAAAGCTGAGAAAGATGAGAggtcatctttctcttttcctgcaACCAGCGATGCAGTCGTGCCAAGTCCTCATGAAGTAATTCATTCACAAAATGTTGACAGCAACCCCACAGCCCTGAACTGTAGTGACAGATTTTCCACAGTTCCCTCTGCCTTCACTCTCTGCGACCGTGTGCCGGGGGGGTTTGACACTTTCGAAAAGATCCAGCTTTCgccagatgatgatgatgacgacgatgccGGCCTGAGCAACAGTCCTCTCCTCACCAGCCTGCCTGGGCAGCTGTTGCACACACCCCAGCGAGAGCTTTACCACTCCATGCCAGAGGCGGAGAGCAGTGAGCACGAGGAGGTaccagagggggaggagggtgagggtgaggaggaagtggaaaaaTTTGAGTGTCACACTGAGAACGTGGCAAATGGATTTTTAAACAGCGATTACAGTTGTAATGAACTCGCAAACTTTATCTCAGCAGCAGATGTTACTGCTCTCAGCTGGCCGGAGCAATGTCCTCACAGTGAATCAGCCTGTGAGTCCTCTGAGTGTTTCCAGCATGACCCACAGTTAACGTCCTCCACTGTTTTCTCTCAGAGCGACAGGCCAGCCTCCGTCATGAACGACAGCCCAAAGTTTGAGATGAAAAAACATTTCGACATGGTTCTGAAAGAGCTGAAATTATTTTTCGATATCAGTATGAGTGAATTTGCAAGCGACAGTAGAACATCGTCACCTGAGCAGTGTAGTGATGTGACTGAAGCAATGGAGGACCATGCTTCCAACTGCAAAGTACAGCTCAGCAGCCCACAACCAGAACACCATAGAGACGCATCATCAG atgatgctgatgaagaCTTGGACATGTGCGGAGGTGATCCCGTGGTTTCTTGTACCTCTGGCAGCGTTAACGGCGAGCAGGAGGTGCCCCTTGGCAGCCATGTGTGCCAGGAATCATCCATGcacactgcagagaaacacagag gaCCACCAGAGCAGCCCAGGAGACTGGAGCCTCTGAGAACGTGCACACGGCCAATCCGAGTCGGACTTTCAAAGAGAGCCAAGACCAAACACCTCCACCGTCACCACCCTTACAAATGA